The Euphorbia lathyris chromosome 2, ddEupLath1.1, whole genome shotgun sequence genome includes a window with the following:
- the LOC136219483 gene encoding uncharacterized protein, with product MWRRALFSPKWNTRRFCTAAFRRTEDEGDWLYSSEWWGADSESEAHTVLRSMSDKGNGVVSIHAYPSSKPSDIHWPKTEKWLEQRYADINHGQERDACFRVLGYQWRALRFNDVTRQSTVKVMAAYKQSEPNSIFLMQQAHCVAAPYVKSMISVGLATIASSTFDLVGAVCGEKPMHILCIGHGGGTLPLFLASKIQGSIVHIVEIDPLVISASVRAMGFPAFSVMASADQRALPKPSIIDEVMWRGIHERLFLYESDAEKFVLNTSNTYDMIFIDAYDGDDIFPHKLWDVDSPFLKALDSRLHPEHGTVVVNLHADDDDDDDYAKSSDPSVSFFYKRLPMSGHVPKVCQAYKDALVRNRNPSEGCGVVFTVSVPWVCNISMVVCRGIGMNNRECSRDGIVNGIISKAVGVENVLKLPFSWLDYMKTDFKVV from the exons ATGTGGCGCAGAGCTCTATTCAGCCCCAAATGGAATACAAGGCGGTTTTGTACGGCCGCATTTCGCCGTACCGAGGACGAAGGTGACTGGCTCTACTCCTCCGAATGGTGGGGTGCGGATTCTGAGTCCGAAGCTCACACAGTTCTCCGTTCTATGTCCGATAAAGGCAACGGCGTCGTCTCTATCCATGCCTATCCTTCCTCTAAACCT AGCGACATTCACTGGCCAAAAACTGAAAAATGGCTCGAGCAAAGGTATGCAGATATCAATCATGGTCAAGAACGTGATGCATGCTTTAGGGTTCTTGGATATCAGTGGCGTGCACTTCGCTTTAATGATGTCACACGACAGAGTACGGTCAAAGTAATGGCTGCTTACAAACAATCAGAACCTAATTCTATATTCTTAATGCAACAGGCGCATTGTGTAGCTGCTCCAT ATGTGAAGAGTATGATATCTGTCGGTTTAGCTACTATAGCTTCCTCAACTTTTGATCTTGTGGGTGCTGTATGCGGCGAGAAGCCAATGCATATTTTATGTATTGGCCATGGTGGGGGAACTTTACCGCTGTTTCTGGCTAGCAAAATTCAAG GGTCCATTGTTCACATAGTAGAAATAGATCCCCTTGTTATCTCTGCTTCTGTTCGTGCAATGGGGTTCCCAGCTTTCTCAGTTATGGCGTCTGCGGATCAGCGTGCATTGCCAAAACCCAGTATCATTGACGAAGTAATGTGGAGAGGAATCCACGAAAGGCTTTTCCTTTATGAATCAGATGCTGAGAAGTTTGTCCTCAACACCAGTAACACATACGATATGATCTTCATAGATGCTTACGATGGTGACGACATCTTCCCTCATAAGCTATGGGATGTAGATTCTCCATTTTTAAAAGCTCTGGACAGTAGGCTGCATCCTGAGCATGGAACCGTTGTTGTTAACCTTCACGCAGATGACGATGACGATGACGATTATGCCAAAAGTTCAGATCCATCCGTTTCGTTTTTTTACAAACGACTGCCAATGAGCGGACATGTTCCTAAAGTTTGTCAAGCTTACAAGGATGCTCTGGTAAGAAATCGAAATCCTTCAGAAGGTTGCGGGGTTGTTTTCACTGTTTCAGTTCCCTGGGTGTGTAATATATCAATGGTTGTATGCAGAGGGATTGGGATGAATAATAGAGAGTGTAGTAGGGATGGGATTGTCAATGGTATTATTTCTAAAGCTGTTGGTGTTGAAAACGTTTTGAAGTTGCCATTTTCATGGTTGGATTATATGAAGACAGACTTTAAAGTCGTTTGA